A region of Paractinoplanes abujensis DNA encodes the following proteins:
- a CDS encoding DUF5679 domain-containing protein — translation MADNTYNGYCVKCKEKRDFQGTVEVSKTGMNMAKGKCPVCGTTVNRILGKAKV, via the coding sequence GTGGCCGACAACACGTACAACGGCTACTGCGTGAAGTGCAAGGAGAAGCGCGACTTCCAGGGCACCGTCGAGGTCTCGAAGACGGGCATGAACATGGCCAAGGGCAAGTGCCCGGTGTGCGGTACGACCGTGAACCGCATCCTGGGCAAGGCCAAGGTCTGA
- a CDS encoding M48 metallopeptidase family protein — MARTRKPVVEVRRSQRRRRTVSAYRDGERVVVLIPDRFSRAEETEWVERMLARLAAREERIQRTDEELQTRARRLTNRYLADHAEQVRPASVRWVTNQNGRWGSCTPDDGTIRISHRIQEMPDWVIDYVLLHELSHLVVPSHNAEFWELVNRFGKAERARGYLEGISAATGLVLADD, encoded by the coding sequence ATGGCCCGGACGCGCAAGCCTGTCGTGGAAGTGCGGCGCAGCCAGCGCCGTCGGCGCACAGTGTCCGCGTACCGCGATGGTGAGCGCGTGGTCGTGCTCATCCCCGACCGGTTCTCCCGCGCCGAGGAGACCGAGTGGGTCGAGCGGATGCTGGCCCGCCTGGCCGCGCGCGAGGAACGCATCCAGCGCACCGACGAGGAGTTGCAGACCCGGGCCCGGCGGCTGACGAACCGCTACCTCGCCGATCACGCCGAGCAGGTCCGCCCGGCCAGCGTGCGCTGGGTGACCAACCAGAACGGCCGCTGGGGTTCCTGCACCCCCGACGACGGCACGATCCGCATCTCCCACCGCATCCAGGAGATGCCCGACTGGGTGATCGACTACGTGCTGCTGCACGAGCTGTCCCACCTGGTCGTGCCCAGCCACAACGCCGAGTTCTGGGAGCTGGTCAACCGCTTCGGCAAGGCCGAGCGGGCCCGCGGCTACCTCGAGGGCATCTCCGCCGCCACCGGCCTCGTGCTCGCCGACGACTGA